A genome region from Tolypothrix sp. PCC 7712 includes the following:
- a CDS encoding PAS domain S-box protein, giving the protein MSAKQLEQVQQLQATLTKMEVTLNAIADAVVWVGEDRCIQWCNAQFQSLVNQFDGAVCGLQLTDLLPLAQAGRAVAAQLYPDVQIFNGEYTTTIYQLTQNDRTLILEISGNCTVLPDEKFAVLVIRDITKAQQTQESLQAIEEQLQTLINATPDIICLKDGEGRWLLSNQANLDFLELPDVNYQGKTDAELAQFSNFYYDTLTNCYQTDEQAWQLGCVHRVEEIVSRPDGTVSILDMIKVPVFYQNGRRKALVVLGRDMSERQQTQAALENSLSLLSAILESIQDGILTVNHLGDITSYNQKFLEMWSIPPELLTEPAHHTRLAYLANQLLEPEGFLQRVRELYAHPELDTYDLLELRDGRVFERYSCPQLIKEQIIGRVWSFRDVTERHKAEVALRQSELQYRSVFEAINDGLFITEIETETIAEVNPAACQMHGYTYEEFINLHPSTYIHPDSHAVFHEFIETTKAGGQFYGQAVDVCKDGSLINVEVKGTTCIYNGKRHVLAIVRDISDRKRTEKALRQSEVQYRDLVQTANCIILRWDANGNVIYLNDYGQKLFGFDLNEITGRNVVGTIVPETETSGRDLQWLMVDICQHPENYLFNENENLCKNGDRVWIVWANKPILDEQGNLIEILSVGTDATERKRIQAALQASELKFRTIVENANDLIFTISPEGIFTYHSPNVTPIMGYSLPEIEGHSVVEFTYPGDLAISAVGMQKAIAGEKQTGIEVRLRHKNNSWRWFSFNTSTIHTPNGEIAIAGVGRDITERKEAEEALRRSELKYRNIFENSQVGIFRTRQQDGLIVDANQRGADILGFATASDLIGRYFTTELYVNPSDRTRILVELAASGEVRNFEIALRRLDGSIVWVLLSVRLNAEESCLDSVFTDISDLYEELRLRKQAEEALRVAKEAAETANRAKSAFLANMSHELRTPLNAILGYSQLMERDTSLNSKQLESLATINRSGEHLLNLINDVLEMSKIEAGQMVFHPEDFDLYLLLQTLQEMFQVRTQAKQLFLKFEIAANLPRYIQTDEGKLRQVLINLLGNAVKFTQRGGVTLRARLGDEGDEGDEGDEGELKNTHSPFPIPHSPLSPLPLTFEVQDTGRGIAPEEIHNLFQPFVQTTSGIQTKEGTGLGLTISRQFVRLMGGDIRLSSTLGQGSTFSFDIQVTLAEPLAVKPQLHKGRVLKLDANQPTYRILVVDDRQENCNLIVQLLSSVGFEIAAASNGQDAIALWETWQPHLIFMDMRMPVMNGYDATKEIRAREENTNTNHRTVIIALTASAFEEQQASILAAGCDDLVRKPFREHIIFEKIAEYLQVRYICSEDCHENNINNQQENVESTILDLYSAIKFMPSEWIAELHQAAIAVDGDRILQLIQQIPKTHAELANKLTNLVRSFCFDEILELTE; this is encoded by the coding sequence ATGAGTGCTAAACAGCTAGAGCAGGTACAGCAATTACAAGCTACCCTCACCAAGATGGAAGTAACGCTAAATGCGATCGCTGATGCTGTAGTCTGGGTAGGGGAAGACCGATGTATTCAATGGTGCAATGCTCAGTTTCAGTCTTTGGTTAACCAATTTGATGGTGCTGTCTGCGGTTTGCAGTTAACTGATTTACTACCTTTAGCGCAAGCAGGACGAGCTGTTGCAGCACAATTATATCCAGATGTGCAGATATTCAATGGAGAATACACCACCACAATTTATCAGTTAACACAAAATGACCGTACCTTAATTTTAGAAATCTCTGGTAACTGTACAGTATTGCCTGATGAAAAATTTGCTGTATTGGTAATTCGAGATATTACGAAGGCTCAACAAACGCAAGAATCTTTACAAGCGATTGAGGAGCAATTACAAACATTAATTAACGCTACACCCGATATTATTTGCTTAAAAGATGGTGAAGGAAGATGGTTACTTTCTAACCAAGCTAATCTAGACTTTTTAGAACTCCCAGACGTTAATTATCAAGGCAAAACTGACGCAGAATTAGCACAGTTTAGTAATTTTTATTATGATACTTTAACCAATTGCTATCAAACAGATGAGCAAGCTTGGCAATTGGGATGTGTGCATAGAGTAGAAGAGATTGTTTCGCGTCCTGATGGTACAGTCAGCATTTTAGATATGATTAAAGTGCCTGTATTTTATCAGAATGGTAGACGTAAGGCACTGGTAGTATTAGGGCGTGATATGAGTGAACGCCAACAAACTCAGGCAGCTTTAGAAAATTCTCTATCTTTATTAAGCGCTATCTTAGAATCAATTCAAGATGGCATCTTAACGGTAAATCATTTAGGAGATATCACTAGTTATAATCAAAAGTTCTTAGAAATGTGGTCAATTCCTCCAGAACTTTTGACAGAACCAGCTCATCATACTCGACTCGCTTATTTAGCAAATCAACTCCTAGAACCAGAGGGATTTTTACAGCGAGTCCGAGAATTATATGCCCATCCAGAATTAGATACATACGATTTATTAGAATTGCGTGATGGCAGAGTATTTGAGAGATACTCTTGTCCCCAACTAATCAAAGAGCAAATTATTGGTAGAGTTTGGAGTTTCCGCGATGTCACCGAACGCCATAAAGCGGAAGTAGCACTGCGACAAAGCGAGTTGCAATATCGGAGTGTGTTTGAAGCGATTAATGATGGATTATTTATTACAGAAATAGAGACAGAAACAATTGCTGAAGTTAACCCAGCGGCTTGCCAGATGCATGGTTATACTTACGAAGAATTTATTAATCTGCATCCATCAACCTACATTCACCCAGACTCCCATGCGGTGTTTCATGAGTTTATTGAAACTACAAAAGCTGGAGGACAATTTTATGGACAAGCCGTTGATGTTTGCAAAGATGGCAGCTTAATTAATGTGGAAGTTAAAGGCACAACTTGCATTTACAATGGCAAGCGGCACGTCTTAGCAATTGTACGCGATATTAGTGACCGCAAACGCACTGAGAAAGCTTTACGCCAAAGCGAAGTTCAGTATCGCGATTTGGTGCAAACAGCCAACTGTATTATTCTCCGTTGGGATGCTAATGGTAATGTCATATATTTAAATGACTACGGTCAAAAACTGTTTGGCTTTGATTTAAACGAAATTACAGGACGCAATGTTGTCGGTACAATTGTGCCGGAAACTGAAACCTCTGGGCGCGATTTACAGTGGTTAATGGTTGATATTTGCCAGCACCCAGAAAATTATCTGTTCAACGAAAATGAGAACTTGTGCAAAAATGGCGATCGCGTCTGGATTGTTTGGGCAAATAAACCAATATTAGATGAGCAAGGAAATTTAATTGAGATTCTCTCAGTGGGAACCGATGCTACAGAACGCAAACGCATCCAAGCTGCTTTGCAAGCAAGTGAGTTAAAGTTCCGCACTATTGTAGAGAATGCCAATGACTTAATTTTTACCATCTCTCCCGAGGGGATTTTTACTTACCATTCGCCGAATGTGACTCCCATTATGGGTTACAGCCTGCCAGAAATTGAGGGACATTCTGTAGTCGAATTTACCTACCCGGGAGATTTAGCAATTAGCGCCGTAGGTATGCAAAAAGCCATAGCCGGAGAAAAGCAGACAGGTATTGAGGTGCGATTAAGACACAAAAACAATAGCTGGCGCTGGTTTAGTTTTAACACTTCCACTATTCACACCCCCAATGGTGAAATTGCGATCGCAGGTGTCGGGCGTGACATCACAGAACGCAAAGAAGCCGAAGAAGCCTTGCGTCGCAGTGAATTAAAATACCGTAATATCTTTGAAAATTCCCAAGTCGGGATTTTCCGCACCCGTCAACAAGATGGATTAATTGTGGATGCAAATCAACGCGGTGCAGATATCTTAGGTTTCGCCACTGCTAGTGATTTGATTGGCAGATATTTCACAACCGAATTGTATGTCAATCCCAGCGATCGCACGCGGATATTAGTTGAGTTAGCAGCTTCCGGCGAAGTTCGCAATTTTGAAATCGCCTTACGCCGCCTTGATGGTTCTATTGTTTGGGTATTATTATCAGTACGCCTCAACGCCGAAGAATCCTGTTTAGATTCTGTCTTTACCGATATTAGCGATCTCTACGAGGAGCTTCGCTTACGTAAACAAGCAGAAGAGGCTTTGAGAGTTGCTAAAGAAGCAGCAGAAACTGCAAACCGTGCCAAAAGTGCTTTCTTGGCAAACATGAGTCATGAACTGCGTACCCCTCTCAATGCCATCTTAGGTTATTCGCAGTTAATGGAGCGAGATACTAGTCTCAACTCAAAGCAACTGGAATCTTTAGCTACTATCAACCGTAGTGGAGAACACTTACTTAATTTAATTAATGACGTACTGGAAATGTCCAAAATTGAAGCTGGACAAATGGTGTTTCACCCAGAAGACTTTGATTTATATCTGTTGCTGCAAACACTGCAAGAAATGTTCCAAGTACGGACACAAGCCAAGCAATTATTCCTCAAATTTGAAATCGCCGCCAATCTTCCCCGTTATATCCAAACAGATGAAGGCAAACTGCGCCAAGTTCTAATTAACCTTTTGGGTAACGCTGTTAAGTTTACTCAAAGAGGAGGGGTAACCTTGCGCGCAAGATTGGGGGATGAGGGAGATGAGGGAGATGAGGGGGATGAGGGAGAATTAAAAAATACCCATTCCCCATTCCCCATTCCCCATTCCCCCTTATCCCCACTCCCCCTAACTTTTGAAGTACAAGATACTGGGCGGGGAATTGCACCAGAAGAAATACATAACCTCTTTCAGCCGTTTGTGCAGACAACTAGCGGTATTCAAACGAAGGAAGGTACAGGATTAGGACTGACTATTAGCAGACAATTTGTCCGGTTAATGGGTGGCGATATTCGCCTGAGTAGTACTCTGGGGCAGGGATCTACTTTTAGCTTTGACATTCAAGTCACTTTAGCTGAACCATTAGCAGTTAAACCCCAGTTGCATAAAGGACGCGTACTCAAGCTAGATGCAAATCAACCAACTTACCGTATTCTGGTAGTTGATGACCGTCAAGAAAACTGCAACTTAATTGTGCAGCTTCTTAGTAGTGTGGGTTTTGAAATTGCAGCAGCTAGTAATGGACAAGATGCGATCGCACTTTGGGAAACTTGGCAACCCCACTTAATTTTCATGGATATGCGAATGCCTGTTATGAACGGCTATGACGCAACAAAAGAAATTAGAGCCAGAGAAGAAAATACAAATACAAATCACCGCACAGTAATTATTGCCTTAACTGCTAGTGCTTTTGAAGAACAACAAGCAAGTATTTTAGCCGCAGGTTGTGACGACTTAGTCCGCAAACCATTCCGTGAGCATATAATCTTTGAAAAGATAGCTGAATATTTGCAAGTGCGCTACATTTGCTCAGAAGATTGTCACGAAAATAATATAAATAATCAGCAAGAAAATGTGGAATCTACTATTTTGGATCTGTATTCTGCTATCAAGTTTATGCCTAGCGAATGGATAGCAGAACTTCATCAAGCTGCCATTGCCGTTGATGGCGATCGCATTTTGCAATTAATTCAGCAAATCCCCAAAACTCATGCTGAATTGGCAAATAAATTAACAAATTTAGTCCGGAGTTTCTGCTTTGATGAGATTTTAGAATTGACTGAATAA
- a CDS encoding transposase produces the protein MTFNPKKHHRRSIRLPGYDYTQIVVKYAPICTYKKQCWFGNIVNGEMQYNQLGVIVYKFWQALPRRFSHIQLDAFVVMPNHLHGILIITDAMGARQSQSFPSADNFSDTMPLQNKNNQKDEQFGKPIAGSLPTVIRAFKSAVTKRINLMRKTPYPPIWQRDYYESIIRQDRLDNVRQYIINNPLEWEEDEQNPKRQPHEQLDLGLYF, from the coding sequence ATGACATTTAACCCCAAAAAACATCATCGCCGTTCTATTCGTTTACCAGGATATGACTATACTCAAATCGTCGTGAAATACGCGCCGATTTGTACATATAAAAAGCAATGTTGGTTTGGCAATATAGTTAATGGGGAAATGCAATATAATCAGTTGGGAGTAATTGTTTACAAGTTTTGGCAAGCTCTTCCGCGTCGTTTTTCTCACATTCAATTAGATGCTTTTGTCGTCATGCCAAATCATCTGCATGGAATACTCATTATTACTGATGCTATGGGGGCACGGCAATCACAATCATTTCCATCCGCAGATAATTTTTCTGATACCATGCCCCTACAAAATAAAAATAATCAAAAAGATGAACAGTTTGGTAAGCCTATTGCAGGTTCACTTCCTACAGTAATTCGGGCTTTTAAATCAGCCGTTACCAAACGAATTAACTTAATGCGAAAAACTCCATATCCCCCCATTTGGCAACGAGATTATTACGAGAGTATTATCCGCCAAGATAGATTAGATAATGTGCGTCAATATATTATAAATAATCCTTTGGAATGGGAAGAGGACGAACAAAATCCTAAGCGCCAACCACATGAGCAATTAGATTTAGGTTTATATTTTTAA
- a CDS encoding cupin domain-containing protein: protein MSNSLMHKPTVIAPGEGNKFSVLGGYFTTKATGETTNGAWTIYEFTDTENNGPPLHTHPWEEAFYILEGEVELQVGKQTVTATPGYFVNIPANIAHAFKIRSAFAKFLVFIAPGNAKTFYEEMGEVANSLTLDMEKVQPILDKYNLKFIA, encoded by the coding sequence AAACCAACAGTTATAGCACCAGGAGAAGGTAACAAATTCTCTGTGCTAGGCGGATACTTTACCACAAAAGCAACTGGTGAAACAACTAATGGGGCTTGGACAATTTACGAATTTACAGACACAGAAAATAACGGCCCGCCTTTACACACTCATCCTTGGGAAGAAGCATTCTACATTTTAGAAGGTGAGGTAGAATTACAAGTTGGTAAACAAACCGTGACGGCAACACCAGGCTATTTTGTGAATATTCCTGCTAATATTGCCCACGCTTTTAAAATTCGTTCAGCTTTTGCTAAATTTTTAGTTTTTATTGCACCTGGTAACGCCAAAACTTTTTATGAAGAAATGGGTGAAGTGGCAAATAGCTTGACACTAGATATGGAAAAGGTGCAGCCAATTTTAGATAAGTACAATCTTAAATTTATTGCTTAA